In the genome of Cetobacterium ceti, one region contains:
- a CDS encoding N-acetylglucosamine kinase: protein MTNKKKLSIILSTGTYQLPNEKYLGVELTMENLFFIGIDSGGTKTAITVIDKNQNEILSFQTGTGHYLQIGFDGLETLLQEITTKVLTQLNITEKNIGYIFAGIPGYGEIKEDQLKIDAITKKVWNNISFKVGNDMEAGWAGSLACEPGINIIAGTGAIGFGVNSQGLQSRSSGWGPICGDEGSAYWVGKKALEVFTKEADGRYEKTPIYEIFKKELNLKDDFDLIHLIHNQYSLDRGKIAKLSLLVYKAALENDKYALKIFKEAGEEIGLMIKAIINKIDFGNEIIKVSYTGGVFQSGDFIFEPLKNYLKNYGLNAEIIKPKYSAVMGSAIYGLKLYNEKNGGL from the coding sequence TTGACAAATAAAAAAAAATTATCTATAATCCTATCAACTGGTACGTACCAGTTACCGAATGAAAAATATTTAGGGGTGGAACTAACTATGGAAAACTTATTCTTTATTGGAATTGATAGTGGTGGAACTAAAACTGCTATTACTGTTATAGATAAGAATCAAAATGAAATTCTTAGTTTCCAAACTGGAACTGGCCATTATTTACAAATAGGTTTTGATGGTTTAGAAACTCTTTTACAGGAAATTACAACTAAAGTTTTAACACAATTAAATATTACAGAGAAAAATATAGGGTATATTTTTGCTGGTATTCCTGGTTATGGAGAGATTAAAGAGGATCAATTAAAAATTGATGCAATTACAAAAAAAGTTTGGAATAATATAAGTTTTAAAGTTGGTAATGATATGGAAGCTGGTTGGGCAGGTTCTCTTGCTTGTGAACCAGGAATTAATATAATAGCTGGAACTGGAGCCATTGGATTTGGGGTAAATTCTCAAGGACTTCAAAGTCGTAGCAGTGGGTGGGGACCTATTTGTGGTGACGAAGGATCAGCTTATTGGGTTGGAAAAAAAGCTCTTGAAGTTTTCACAAAGGAAGCTGATGGAAGATATGAAAAAACACCTATCTATGAAATTTTTAAAAAGGAATTAAATTTAAAAGATGATTTTGATCTTATTCATTTAATTCATAATCAATATTCTCTAGATAGAGGAAAAATTGCTAAACTTTCTCTTTTAGTTTATAAGGCAGCCTTAGAAAATGATAAATATGCCTTGAAAATTTTTAAAGAAGCTGGAGAAGAAATTGGTCTTATGATTAAAGCTATTATAAATAAAATAGACTTTGGAAATGAGATTATAAAAGTTTCCTATACAGGAGGAGTTTTTCAATCGGGAGATTTTATTTTTGAACCATTAAAAAATTATTTAAAAAATTATGGATTAAATGCTGAAATTATAAAACCTAAATATTCTGCTGTTATGGGTTCAGCTATTTACGGATTAAAACTATATAATGAAAAAAATGGAGGCTTATAA
- a CDS encoding aldose epimerase family protein: protein MYRLENELLKIEIESKGAELKSVFGKIDKIEYIWPGTEGSFQKSAPNLFPFIGNIKNGEINYPYKGKRIILPMDKHGFVRDMEFELIKEEKDILEFQLKWNELLKSKYPYEFLFKVKYELKENILIQSYIVENIDEEPMFYHVGGHTAFNCEYMKEDKFEDYYLKFYDKKCIEYNMDKGGQFVSSEKINLDLEDPFKLYKKRFKEHAYVLDEIKNKKISLRKNNSKNGVDIEFEDFPLVTLWSSGDNSKFICLEPWVGTTDFIENSGKVEEKYLIEQLEPKNKKEYKQIMKFM, encoded by the coding sequence ATGTACAGGTTAGAAAATGAGTTATTAAAAATTGAAATTGAAAGTAAAGGAGCAGAATTAAAAAGTGTTTTTGGAAAAATTGATAAAATAGAGTATATTTGGCCAGGAACAGAGGGTAGTTTTCAAAAAAGTGCTCCAAATTTATTTCCTTTTATTGGAAATATAAAAAATGGAGAAATAAATTATCCCTATAAAGGAAAAAGAATTATTCTTCCAATGGATAAACATGGATTTGTAAGAGATATGGAATTTGAACTTATAAAAGAAGAAAAAGATATATTAGAATTTCAATTGAAATGGAACGAATTATTAAAAAGTAAATATCCTTATGAATTTCTATTTAAAGTAAAATATGAACTGAAGGAAAATATTTTGATTCAATCTTATATTGTAGAAAATATAGATGAAGAACCTATGTTTTACCATGTGGGAGGACATACTGCTTTTAATTGTGAATATATGAAAGAGGATAAATTTGAAGATTATTATTTAAAGTTTTATGATAAAAAATGTATAGAATATAACATGGATAAGGGAGGACAATTTGTAAGTTCTGAAAAAATAAATTTAGATTTAGAAGATCCATTTAAATTATACAAAAAAAGATTTAAGGAACATGCTTATGTTTTAGATGAAATAAAAAATAAGAAAATAAGTTTAAGAAAAAATAATAGTAAAAATGGTGTGGATATAGAATTTGAAGATTTTCCATTGGTTACATTATGGAGTTCAGGAGATAATAGTAAATTTATCTGTTTAGAGCCTTGGGTTGGAACTACAGATTTTATAGAAAATAGTGGAAAAGTTGAAGAGAAATATTTAATTGAACAATTAGAACCAAAGAATAAAAAAGAATATAAACAAATAATGAAATTTATGTAA
- a CDS encoding YihY/virulence factor BrkB family protein, whose translation MNFIKNFFSGLNIAFKNYQRANSNLWVTSLCYFSIFSLVPILAITFSIGRWLGIEKYLMVQLSNNSPLSEEILETLLHAGQNLLENTRSGVLAGLGFIFLIWSLLSILSIVEKAFDEIWMVNKKRKLIYRISYYLTLFAFFPIILVSMNSLGTLLTWHYLNLLLPYAGLAIFFTIFYILIPTSDVKFLPAFISGIFVSIFFNQIQFLLIKLQIFINTYNKIYGSFSVILIFLFWLRFIWFFIILGGHLSYFLQNREIFTEHFDLQKINFKSYYNISIKVLMALGENYLNNDLPMTLEELSKLLNIKKNILTHSIDILIKQNILIETLDNKYKLGVNIDTLTVGQVFSALTSNGYDLHVDIPNIENQNVLIKDIIK comes from the coding sequence ATGAACTTTATAAAAAATTTTTTTTCTGGATTAAACATTGCATTTAAAAACTATCAAAGAGCTAATTCAAATTTATGGGTTACATCTCTTTGTTATTTTTCTATTTTTTCTCTTGTGCCTATTTTAGCAATAACTTTTAGTATTGGTAGATGGCTTGGAATTGAAAAATATTTAATGGTACAACTATCTAACAATTCTCCCTTAAGTGAAGAAATACTTGAAACCCTTTTACACGCTGGACAAAACCTTTTGGAAAATACTAGAAGTGGAGTTTTAGCTGGACTTGGATTTATCTTCTTAATTTGGAGTTTACTTTCTATTTTATCTATTGTTGAAAAGGCTTTTGATGAAATATGGATGGTTAATAAAAAAAGAAAACTTATATATAGAATTTCCTATTATTTAACTCTATTTGCTTTTTTTCCTATTATTTTAGTTTCAATGAATAGTTTAGGTACTCTTTTAACTTGGCATTATTTAAATCTTTTATTACCCTATGCAGGGTTGGCAATTTTTTTCACTATTTTCTATATTTTAATTCCAACAAGTGATGTGAAATTTTTACCTGCATTTATTTCTGGAATTTTTGTTTCTATTTTCTTTAATCAAATTCAATTTTTATTAATAAAATTACAAATTTTTATTAATACTTACAATAAAATCTATGGAAGTTTTTCTGTTATTTTGATTTTTTTATTTTGGCTACGATTTATTTGGTTTTTTATAATTTTAGGTGGTCATCTTTCATACTTTTTACAAAATAGAGAGATATTCACAGAACATTTTGATTTACAAAAAATAAATTTTAAATCCTATTATAATATTTCTATAAAGGTTCTTATGGCCCTTGGAGAAAATTATTTAAATAATGATCTTCCAATGACTCTTGAAGAACTTTCTAAACTTTTAAATATTAAAAAAAATATTTTAACCCATTCAATAGATATTTTAATAAAACAAAATATTCTTATTGAAACTTTAGATAATAAATATAAATTAGGAGTTAATATTGATACTTTAACTGTTGGCCAAGTATTTTCAGCTCTTACCTCTAATGGCTATGACTTACATGTGGATATTCCCAATATAGAGAATCAAAATGTTTTAATAAAAGATATTATAAAATAA
- a CDS encoding DUF3100 domain-containing protein — MNKVMSKLLVTSILIIALCELIGKVNVPVGGVNIVLFPMLYAVGIGLMITPDLLGRKIKALKEVIGEKEIKLAGEFVGIILLILGVKYGTLAGPNFQKIIEAGPAFLAQEFGHILSPIIALPLALFLGMKREAVGATSSISREPSLGVIGEKYGIDSPEGSGVLGTYLIGTVLGTIVFGILGSVAVYTGIHPYALGMACGVGSGSMMTAAVAALTETIPVNMRDTVVAYAATSNMLSGITGVNFLIFITLPLTNKMYSILEPKLGRKKEVKA, encoded by the coding sequence ATGAATAAAGTGATGAGCAAATTATTAGTAACATCTATTTTGATAATTGCACTTTGTGAACTGATTGGAAAAGTAAATGTGCCTGTAGGAGGAGTAAATATTGTTTTATTTCCAATGTTATATGCAGTAGGAATAGGACTTATGATTACACCAGATTTATTAGGGAGAAAAATAAAAGCTTTAAAAGAAGTTATAGGGGAAAAAGAAATAAAACTTGCTGGAGAATTTGTAGGAATAATTTTACTAATTTTGGGAGTTAAATATGGAACTTTAGCAGGACCAAATTTTCAAAAAATAATTGAAGCAGGGCCAGCTTTCTTAGCACAAGAATTTGGACATATATTATCACCTATTATTGCTTTACCTTTAGCACTATTCTTAGGAATGAAAAGAGAAGCAGTTGGAGCCACATCAAGTATAAGTAGAGAGCCATCTTTAGGAGTTATTGGAGAAAAATATGGAATAGATTCTCCTGAGGGAAGCGGAGTATTAGGAACTTATTTAATAGGAACAGTACTAGGAACTATTGTATTTGGAATTTTAGGTTCAGTTGCAGTTTATACGGGGATTCACCCTTATGCACTTGGAATGGCTTGTGGAGTTGGAAGTGGAAGTATGATGACAGCGGCAGTTGCAGCATTGACAGAAACAATTCCAGTAAATATGAGAGATACAGTTGTGGCCTATGCTGCAACAAGTAATATGCTTTCTGGAATAACGGGAGTAAATTTCTTAATATTTATAACACTACCATTAACAAACAAAATGTATTCAATTTTAGAGCCAAAACTTGGAAGAAAAAAAGAGGTGAAAGCATAA
- a CDS encoding amidohydrolase, whose amino-acid sequence MDINLLKKKVIETIEANKDVIIETGRKIYKTPEYGYKEFESTKIVSDFFKNQLGLTPEEGVAYTGCRARANEDANGPKVAILGELDAISCNDHCDANEIGAIHACGHNIQVAGMLGAAVGLVKSGILNELGGKVDFIATPAEEFVELEYRSKLRAEGKIKYFGGKQEMIYNGAFDDVNMAIMFHALDLGDKKVLTGPVSNGFIGKQVKFIGKEAHAGSAPYEGINALNAAMLAINNVHAQRETFKESDKVRFHPIITKGGDIVNVVPADVRMESYVRARTIEGMVDANKKVNRGLIAGAHAVGANIEITELPGYLPILKHDSMEAVLRDNLEFLGLKDDIVEGGDFTGSFDFGDVSHIIPTLHPMFGGIKGGLHTKEYNIADEEAAYLLPAKAMALTVVDLLINEGAKAKDILKNFKPVMTKKEYLEFMESNDKVIKA is encoded by the coding sequence ATGGACATTAATTTATTAAAAAAGAAAGTAATTGAAACTATAGAAGCAAATAAGGATGTTATTATAGAAACAGGAAGAAAAATATATAAAACACCTGAGTATGGATATAAAGAGTTTGAAAGTACAAAAATTGTAAGTGATTTCTTTAAAAATCAATTGGGATTAACACCTGAAGAGGGAGTTGCCTATACAGGATGTAGAGCTAGGGCAAATGAAGATGCAAATGGCCCTAAAGTTGCCATATTAGGGGAACTGGACGCTATATCTTGTAATGACCATTGTGATGCAAATGAAATAGGAGCAATCCATGCTTGTGGACACAATATTCAAGTAGCTGGAATGTTAGGAGCTGCTGTAGGACTTGTTAAATCAGGAATTTTAAATGAATTAGGAGGGAAGGTTGACTTTATTGCAACTCCTGCTGAGGAATTTGTAGAGTTAGAGTATAGAAGTAAATTAAGAGCAGAGGGAAAAATAAAATATTTCGGTGGAAAACAAGAAATGATATATAATGGTGCTTTTGATGATGTAAATATGGCAATTATGTTCCATGCTTTGGATTTAGGAGATAAAAAAGTTCTTACAGGACCTGTAAGTAATGGATTTATAGGTAAACAAGTTAAGTTTATAGGAAAGGAAGCCCATGCTGGATCAGCTCCATATGAAGGAATTAATGCTTTAAATGCAGCTATGCTAGCAATAAATAATGTTCATGCTCAAAGAGAAACATTTAAAGAAAGTGATAAAGTAAGATTCCATCCGATTATAACAAAGGGTGGAGATATTGTAAACGTTGTTCCAGCTGATGTTAGAATGGAATCATATGTAAGAGCTAGAACTATTGAAGGAATGGTAGATGCTAATAAAAAAGTAAATAGAGGATTAATAGCAGGAGCTCATGCAGTAGGAGCAAATATTGAAATTACAGAGTTACCTGGATATTTACCAATCTTAAAGCATGATTCAATGGAAGCGGTTTTAAGAGATAACTTAGAATTTTTAGGTCTTAAGGATGATATTGTTGAAGGCGGAGATTTCACAGGATCTTTTGATTTTGGAGATGTTTCACATATAATTCCTACATTACACCCAATGTTTGGAGGTATTAAGGGAGGATTACATACAAAGGAATATAATATTGCTGATGAGGAAGCAGCTTATTTATTACCTGCAAAGGCAATGGCTTTAACGGTTGTAGATTTATTAATAAATGAAGGAGCTAAGGCTAAGGATATTTTAAAGAATTTCAAACCTGTAATGACTAAGAAAGAATATTTAGAATTTATGGAGTCAAATGATAAAGTAATAAAAGCTTAA
- a CDS encoding DUF2141 domain-containing protein — protein sequence MKKLFLLIFLLSSSIFGATLQVKVHNKNYRGTIFLALYDNEADFLKPEKAYKKIKFNLIPNLTTINIENIPEGAYAFTLFLDENNNSKLDTNMFHIPKEPIGFSNNYSPKFKPSYSSAKFIIKNSLEIQNVTLK from the coding sequence ATGAAAAAATTATTTTTACTTATTTTTTTACTTTCTTCATCTATATTCGGAGCCACTTTACAAGTAAAAGTGCACAATAAAAATTACCGTGGAACTATTTTTTTAGCCCTTTATGATAATGAAGCTGATTTTTTAAAACCTGAAAAAGCATATAAAAAAATTAAATTTAATTTAATTCCAAATCTTACTACTATAAATATTGAAAATATTCCTGAAGGAGCTTATGCTTTTACCTTATTTTTAGATGAAAATAATAATAGCAAATTAGATACAAATATGTTTCACATCCCAAAAGAACCCATAGGATTTTCAAATAATTACTCTCCTAAATTTAAACCTTCCTATTCCTCAGCAAAATTTATTATAAAAAATTCTCTAGAAATTCAAAATGTAACTTTAAAATAA
- a CDS encoding 5'-nucleotidase C-terminal domain-containing protein: protein MKKLIKLTQYALLLFLMVTTLFAKVTKIDIISFNDFHGNVAEDTREKGKNIGMAKMVGYVNEVKKGNPNVIVVSGGDNYQGTAISNLTFGAPVNRMMKAMKVTASAVGNHEFDWGSERIGKWAKEGNFDYLAANIYDKKTGKPVAWAKPYKIVKIDGVKVGIIGLATEQTKYQTKAEFVKNIEFKPANEAAQYWVNYLNAGKDKMGKPDIIIAITHIPSAQDENKVISGDELNKLTKVKGIAGIITGHSHRTVSGTMNGIPVIQAYKYGRALGRLHIVMEDGKIIEVKPSVDMVSNNKSDIIPDKGTEAALDKQTKELAGVLGVKVGKLNEDLTHDRGGSLTKLGYWATDAMRKATNAQIGLTNGGGLRRTLYKGDITMGDMYEIMPFDNQLVVVKVTGKQLRELIDHGIGADYMTDGQFAGLKVTYDPSKPYEHRITSIALENGTPINDKEIYTIATNDFIVGGGDRYNFKGAVEVKDLFIPIRDVLVDRIKEEKVVKVPNIDDVLKVDKEAEVKKAA, encoded by the coding sequence ATGAAGAAACTTATTAAATTGACACAGTATGCATTGTTATTATTTTTAATGGTGACCACTTTATTTGCAAAGGTAACTAAAATTGATATTATCAGTTTTAATGATTTCCATGGAAATGTGGCTGAGGACACAAGAGAAAAGGGAAAAAATATTGGAATGGCAAAGATGGTTGGATATGTCAATGAAGTTAAAAAGGGAAATCCCAATGTAATTGTTGTAAGTGGTGGAGATAACTATCAAGGTACAGCAATATCAAATTTAACATTTGGAGCACCAGTTAATAGAATGATGAAAGCTATGAAGGTAACTGCTTCAGCAGTTGGAAACCATGAATTTGACTGGGGAAGTGAAAGAATTGGTAAATGGGCTAAGGAAGGAAATTTTGATTATTTAGCTGCTAATATTTATGATAAAAAAACTGGAAAACCTGTGGCATGGGCTAAGCCATATAAAATTGTAAAAATTGATGGGGTAAAAGTTGGGATTATAGGTCTTGCAACTGAGCAAACTAAATATCAAACTAAGGCAGAATTTGTAAAAAATATTGAATTTAAACCTGCTAATGAAGCTGCTCAATATTGGGTAAATTATTTAAATGCAGGAAAAGATAAAATGGGAAAACCAGATATTATTATTGCAATAACACATATTCCAAGTGCTCAAGATGAGAATAAGGTTATATCTGGAGATGAATTAAATAAGTTAACTAAAGTTAAGGGAATTGCTGGAATTATAACAGGACACTCTCATAGAACAGTTTCAGGAACTATGAATGGAATTCCTGTAATTCAAGCTTATAAATATGGAAGAGCTTTAGGAAGATTACATATAGTTATGGAAGATGGGAAAATAATAGAGGTTAAACCTTCTGTGGATATGGTTTCTAATAATAAATCAGATATTATTCCAGATAAGGGAACAGAAGCAGCTTTAGATAAACAAACTAAGGAATTAGCTGGAGTTTTAGGAGTAAAAGTAGGCAAATTAAATGAAGATTTAACTCATGATAGAGGTGGATCTTTAACTAAATTAGGTTATTGGGCAACAGACGCAATGAGAAAAGCGACAAATGCACAAATTGGATTAACTAATGGTGGTGGATTAAGAAGAACACTATATAAAGGTGATATCACAATGGGAGATATGTATGAGATTATGCCATTTGATAACCAATTAGTTGTAGTAAAAGTTACAGGAAAACAATTAAGAGAATTAATAGATCATGGAATAGGTGCTGATTATATGACTGATGGACAATTTGCAGGATTAAAAGTAACTTATGATCCATCAAAACCATATGAGCATAGAATTACAAGTATTGCTCTTGAAAATGGAACTCCAATAAATGATAAGGAAATCTATACTATTGCAACTAATGACTTTATAGTTGGTGGAGGAGATAGATATAACTTTAAGGGAGCTGTAGAAGTTAAGGACTTATTTATTCCTATTAGAGATGTATTAGTGGATAGAATTAAAGAGGAAAAAGTAGTAAAAGTTCCTAATATAGATGATGTTTTAAAAGTAGATAAAGAGGCTGAAGTAAAAAAAGCAGCATAA
- a CDS encoding YibE/F family protein: MKKVLLILFLLSTVIFGNDLKNLKSFYREEVTDRGYTIVKARIVDIPYDDTKEKRDIPIESDIRYQHVKVKLLTGDFKGKVYTLRNTIDQINPYKLIFKKGEKILLYQYEENGHLTGLKIFERSKENSLYFLVGIFILSMIAIGGIKGLKAFITLFLTVVVVIFFLVPLLVKGYSPIPITIVAVGIITVITLFIVSGINRKTLAGILGTVLGTIIAGVLAMGVSNYTQLVGMGSEDMQALVYGSNGHFLDYRGILFSGVIIGALGAVMDVAISIASSMWEIEELNPEITNKQLIKSGMNIGKDIMGAMSNTLILAYVGSSLSLIMVFVSFKLSFCEIINLDIVATEIIRSIAGSIGLVLSIPVTVFVSVLLRDRK, translated from the coding sequence ATGAAGAAAGTTTTACTAATATTATTTCTATTGAGTACAGTTATCTTTGGAAATGATTTAAAAAATTTAAAAAGTTTCTATCGGGAAGAGGTAACTGATAGGGGATATACAATTGTAAAGGCTAGAATTGTGGATATTCCCTATGATGATACAAAGGAAAAAAGAGATATACCTATTGAAAGTGATATAAGGTATCAACATGTTAAGGTAAAACTTTTAACAGGAGATTTCAAAGGAAAAGTTTATACTCTTAGAAATACTATAGACCAAATAAATCCATATAAGTTAATTTTCAAAAAGGGAGAGAAAATTTTATTATATCAATATGAGGAAAATGGTCATTTGACAGGATTAAAGATATTTGAAAGATCTAAGGAAAATTCTTTATATTTTCTTGTCGGGATTTTTATTTTATCTATGATAGCTATAGGAGGAATAAAAGGATTAAAAGCATTTATTACACTATTTTTAACAGTGGTTGTAGTAATATTTTTCTTAGTTCCCCTTTTAGTAAAAGGCTATTCACCAATTCCTATTACCATTGTAGCTGTGGGAATTATAACGGTGATAACCTTATTTATTGTAAGTGGAATAAATAGAAAAACTCTTGCAGGAATTTTAGGAACAGTTTTAGGAACTATAATAGCGGGAGTTCTTGCAATGGGAGTGAGTAATTATACCCAATTAGTTGGGATGGGCTCAGAGGATATGCAAGCTCTAGTTTATGGTTCTAATGGACATTTTTTAGATTATAGAGGAATACTTTTTTCTGGAGTTATAATAGGTGCTTTAGGAGCTGTAATGGATGTGGCTATATCGATAGCTTCTTCTATGTGGGAAATAGAGGAATTAAATCCTGAGATAACTAATAAGCAACTTATAAAATCAGGAATGAACATAGGTAAAGATATAATGGGAGCTATGTCGAACACATTAATTCTTGCTTATGTGGGAAGTTCATTATCTCTTATAATGGTTTTTGTATCTTTTAAGTTGAGTTTCTGTGAAATAATAAACTTAGATATAGTTGCCACAGAGATAATTAGAAGTATAGCAGGAAGTATAGGACTTGTTTTATCTATTCCTGTAACTGTATTTGTATCTGTTCTATTAAGGGATAGAAAATAG
- a CDS encoding histidinol-phosphatase HisJ family protein, translating to MLISDYHVHSEFSGDSIEKLESIIKRAKELGLQEIAITDHYDYDMKANHEDFIVDLKNYVPKILELKDMNKKELDIKLGIEFGMQGHLGDHARKILNAYPFDYVLSSVHSIETIDISLPEYFKGKTPLEAHRRYFESVLENINTYDDFSVCSHLDFVTRYGGSDYRHMDYKKNWDLIEAILKKLISMNRGIEINTSGFRYGENRFYPCEDIVKEYYRLGGEILTIGSDAHRAEHIAMDFSKVYDFLESIGVKYISSFNKREVTFKKLK from the coding sequence ATGCTAATAAGTGATTATCATGTGCACAGTGAATTTTCGGGGGATTCCATAGAGAAATTAGAGAGTATTATTAAAAGAGCAAAGGAGCTTGGTTTACAAGAAATTGCAATAACAGATCACTATGATTATGATATGAAGGCAAATCATGAGGATTTTATTGTGGACTTAAAAAATTATGTTCCTAAAATTTTAGAATTGAAAGATATGAATAAAAAAGAATTGGATATTAAATTAGGAATAGAGTTTGGAATGCAGGGTCATTTGGGAGATCATGCAAGAAAAATATTAAATGCATATCCATTTGATTATGTATTATCTTCGGTTCACTCAATAGAAACTATAGATATAAGTTTGCCTGAATATTTTAAGGGAAAAACTCCTTTAGAAGCTCATAGAAGATATTTTGAATCAGTTCTTGAAAATATAAATACTTATGATGATTTTTCTGTATGTAGTCATTTAGATTTTGTAACAAGATATGGTGGAAGTGACTATAGACATATGGATTATAAAAAAAATTGGGATTTAATTGAGGCTATTTTAAAAAAATTAATTTCTATGAATAGGGGAATAGAGATTAATACTTCAGGATTTAGATATGGTGAAAATAGATTTTATCCTTGTGAAGATATAGTTAAAGAATACTATAGATTAGGAGGAGAAATTTTAACTATAGGGTCTGATGCCCATAGAGCAGAACATATTGCTATGGATTTTTCAAAGGTTTATGATTTTTTAGAAAGTATTGGAGTTAAATATATATCATCGTTTAATAAAAGAGAAGTTACTTTTAAAAAGTTAAAATAG
- a CDS encoding MalY/PatB family protein: MKNYFDEYVERRGTDSRKWSKVGMEEMAEYIDDESIPLWVADMDFKAPKIVIEKLKERALEGVFGYNIPDNSYYESIRYWNEKRKGFFVESNWVISTTGVVPALNFAIKAYTEKGDGVIIQSPVYPPFKNSIVNNGREVLDSRLIFDGETYHMNFEDLEEKAKNPKTKLMIMCSPHNPVGRVWTKEELEKVADICVKNKVILVADEIHSDLILFNNKFTTIGNISEEILNSSIICTSPSKTFNLAGLRVANIIIPNEKLREKFLNEIIEIGEKPIPNLFGAVGVEAAYSQEGEEWLEELIKYLEENFKIFKEFIEKNIPEIKICKLEGTYLPWIDFRGYNLVLRDLKNKLEKDAKLVVDNGEIFGNIGAGFVRINIACHRSILMETLKRLEKTFKRK, from the coding sequence ATGAAAAATTATTTTGATGAGTATGTGGAAAGAAGGGGAACAGATTCAAGAAAATGGAGTAAAGTAGGAATGGAAGAAATGGCGGAATATATAGATGATGAAAGTATTCCTCTTTGGGTTGCAGATATGGATTTTAAAGCTCCTAAAATTGTAATTGAAAAGTTAAAGGAAAGAGCTTTAGAGGGAGTGTTTGGATATAATATTCCAGATAATAGCTATTATGAGAGTATAAGATATTGGAATGAGAAGAGAAAGGGATTTTTTGTAGAATCTAATTGGGTTATTTCTACAACTGGGGTAGTTCCTGCTCTTAATTTTGCAATTAAAGCTTATACTGAAAAGGGAGATGGAGTTATAATTCAAAGTCCTGTTTATCCTCCTTTTAAAAATTCCATTGTAAATAATGGAAGAGAAGTTTTAGATAGTAGACTTATATTTGATGGGGAAACTTATCATATGAATTTTGAAGATTTAGAAGAAAAAGCAAAGAATCCAAAAACTAAATTAATGATAATGTGTAGTCCTCATAATCCTGTGGGAAGAGTTTGGACAAAGGAAGAATTAGAAAAAGTTGCAGATATATGTGTTAAAAATAAAGTTATTTTAGTTGCAGATGAAATTCACAGTGATTTAATTTTATTTAATAATAAATTTACAACTATTGGAAACATAAGTGAAGAAATTTTAAATTCCTCAATTATTTGTACATCTCCTAGTAAAACCTTTAATTTAGCTGGACTTCGTGTTGCTAATATAATAATTCCAAATGAAAAATTAAGAGAAAAATTTTTAAATGAAATTATAGAAATTGGAGAAAAACCTATTCCAAATTTATTTGGAGCTGTGGGAGTAGAAGCTGCTTATTCTCAAGAGGGAGAGGAATGGTTAGAGGAACTTATTAAATATTTAGAGGAGAATTTTAAAATATTTAAGGAGTTTATAGAAAAAAATATTCCAGAAATAAAAATTTGTAAATTAGAAGGAACTTATTTGCCTTGGATAGACTTTAGGGGGTATAATTTAGTATTAAGAGATTTAAAAAATAAATTGGAAAAAGATGCAAAATTAGTAGTGGATAATGGAGAAATTTTTGGAAATATTGGAGCTGGTTTTGTAAGAATAAATATAGCTTGTCATAGAAGTATTTTAATGGAAACATTAAAAAGATTAGAAAAAACTTTTAAAAGAAAATAA